One Leishmania panamensis strain MHOM/PA/94/PSC-1 chromosome 24 sequence genomic region harbors:
- a CDS encoding membrane transporter, putative (TriTrypDB/GeneDB-style sysID: LpmP.24.1070) yields MCDATVSFFQRGWQATKEELHRTIDNIRSTKLNLTLLFAVFCVLFVIVGNVILLIAMNFWIAQFPSDALEHNSSQIAIQVVTMLLLVFLFSAMASVFAVFYGALPLWHVLADRNRVGGPWYRLFLLFASGASNGISSVLAVYAMTYTPEFIQAVLLCCIPFSAQAWTVIFIPTERKRDYLSLCFVASFLLFVAGVLLSSLSAFLHPNEQGEKASWAWALIYLASSILFGLWCVVQRLYLDAVARKVPLEAEGKAAAQDGAPGAPRCAKSRENSSRSAIVEVDDSPHRWRATMEETGRHGPQCGKLRDESHTEEPDVGMISATTTGASHLAHGSPATDTVPQCTKTDAGVAVGAACAEAGPRFSDMESDNEMPLSPSAELLVKRHWGSQNVDDNAAKVMLLVVGLLFQLLVSFIMFPVDAIPWFGTSSSVLHAWEGFRNSIDFIFASWIHARHGLLLTLGFAMSFVGCTYLNEHSPTLASVVLQLAGPITSLVIIIIPQWNVYQDSSSVGHKVGGVILLLIAALLYHLWEQQSLRVLLAKAEEAKRRRERAATDGAEATEERLIDRDDRATHEAPSEFACR; encoded by the coding sequence ATGTGCGACGCCACAGTGTCCTTCTTCCAGCGAGGCTGGCAGGCCACCAAAGAGGAGCTGCATCGCACCATTGACAACATCCGTAGCACAAAGTTGAACctcaccctcctcttcgctgtgtTCTGTGTCTTGTTCGTTATCGTAGGCAACGTGATTCTGCTGATCGCGATGAATTTTTGGATCGCACAGTTTCCCAGTGATGCCCTGGAACACAATTCCAGCCAGATCGCCATCCAGGTGGTCACCATGCTCCTGCTGGTCTTTCTGTTCTCTGCGATGGCTAGCGTCTTCGCCGTCTTCTATGGCGCGCTGCCGTTGTGGCACGTACTGGCAGATCGCAATCGTGTCGGCGGGCCGTGGTACCGCCTCTTCCTGCTCTTCGCCTCCGGCGCGTCGaacggcatcagcagcgttCTGGCCGTGTACGCCATGACGTACACCCCCGAGTTTATCcaggcagtgctgctctgctgcatcCCGTTTAGCGCGCAAGCCTGGACCGTCATCTTCATCCCCACTGAGCGCAAGCGCGACTACCTCTCCCTGTGCTTTGTCGCGTCTTTCCTGCTGTTCGTGGCaggcgtgctgctgtcgagtCTGTCGGCATTCCTGCACCCCAACGAGCAAGGCGAGAAGGCATCGTGGGCATGGGCACTCATCTACCTTGCGAGCTCCATCCTCTTCGGGCTGTGGTGCGTGGTGCAACGGCTGTATCTGGACGCTGTCGCGCGGAAGGTGCCACTGGAGGCAGAGGgcaaggcagcggcgcaggatGGAGCTCCGGGCGCACCACGTTGCGCGAAGTCGAGGGAaaacagcagccgcagtgcaaTCGTGGAAGTCGACGACTCGCCACATCGGTGGCGTGCTACGATGGAGGAGACTGGCCGCCATGGCCCGCAGTGTGGGAAGCTGCGCGACGAGTCTCACACGGAGGAGCCAGACGTCGGCATGATATCAGCCACGACCACGGGTGCCTCACACCTGGCGCACGGTAGTCCCGCCACTGACACAGTGCCCCAGTGCACGAAGACGGACGCTGGTGTCGCGGTGGGTGCCGCCTGCGCCGAGGCAGGCCCACGCTTCTCCGACATGGAGAGTGACAACGAgatgccgctgtcgccgtccgcggagctgctggtAAAGCGGCACTGGGGCAGCCAGAACGTCGATGACAACGCCGCCAAGGTGATGCTTCTCGTGGTGGGCCTGTTGTTCCAGCTGCTGGTCTCCTTTATTATGTTTCCGGTCGACGCGATTCCATGGTTTGGCACCTCCAGCTCGGTGCTGCACGCGTGGGAAGGCTTCCGCAACTCGATAGATTTCATATTCGCCTCCTGGATTCATGCGCGTCACGGACTTCTTCTTACCCTTGGCTTCGCGATGAGCTTTGTTGGGTGCACGTACCTGAACGAGCACAGCCCGACGCTGGCCTCGGTGGTGTTGCAGCTCGCCGGCCCCATCACGTCGCTGGTCATCATAATCATCCCGCAGTGGAACGTGTACcaggacagcagcagcgtagGCCACAAGGTCGGCGGCGTGATTCTGCTCCTCATCGCGGCGCTGTTGTACCACCTGTGGGAGCAGCAGTCTCTGCGCGTATTGCTGGCgaaagcggaggaggcgaagcgccgGCGTGAGCGCGCTGCGACTGACGGTGCCGAGGCCACGGAGGAGCGTCTGATCGACAGGGACGACCGCGCCACGCATGAGGCGCCGAGCGAGTTTGCTTGCAGATGA
- a CDS encoding pre-mRNA splicing factor, putative (TriTrypDB/GeneDB-style sysID: LpmP.24.1080), translating into MGEILEHDHDTTEAVMTGADESAQWAYGSEYYLRHDGDDDKEHSSCSRTSGSAAAAAAAQERSSDTQADKARKVIVNLAMAPPPFFTSGNDFEASTLWRKPESTAHDTDDIDGDLDGRSADVTSCFLHEALRMSDVDVLVPVVSHSCSLAVSASKGSRALTALERLMDRERANRAVMDTSKSGLARLLQRDTYGRVVKEGETAVAGVGGVSAPSHLHSSSLSSLPEDRGIDGDGEEEEAKYLKCQVRWELERLAEMTRLCGASDGSSSTAPATAAGAAELQWGSGQETRRQRKEDQLTRIEERKAQVEMLASTADEVERRAAMRRQCESLPIHHCKEELLRYIGESAVTVVMGETGSGKTTQLVQYLYQRGYARHGKMIGCTQPRRLAAIGVARRVSDEMGCALGTTVGYSIHLDDTTTADTRVKFMTDGVLLRETVSDPSLDKYSVVMLDEAHERSVDTDVLMGVLKLVLRRRGDLKLIITSATMDIRKFSAFFGNAPCYEIPGQTFPVKIHYSPTPVADYVAEAVFRVCQLHLQMPLEDKQDILVFMTGRADVYGTCELIRRRLTELSPQHLSTLLIMPCLSEAASACSTKIGVLDATPAGMRKVVVATNVAETSLTIDGVRYVVDCGFMKTNVYRPSIGMNTLQRYPTSQAQANQRRGRAGRTTDGTCYRLYTEEQYAEEMLPNSVPEIQRSSVDSVVLLLKSIGIHRLREFDFMDAPPAANVRNSMFHLWMLAFLDDTGDITEQGRQALEFPMSPVLARLLLESVKMGCALEVSRVVSMISADPKNLFELPKGREKVAQQHHSRFYSNDSDHLTLLHVFTQYVDHGRSRQWAQDHFLHAPTLARANNVCTQLMERLRKVHLPIQSCGHAGIDKVRYCLAKAFVLQAAQRSDRRWTEYRPLLNLGVTCAVHPASAVHARREMPPYIIYNDLLLTHKEYLVMVTAVEPEWLVESSRGIYEMRHSSTSSSAVTVVSSFATGTAVTPTPSTASRTSQGSMPSPLTAPSRSANSRTSVTAAAKASVKKSALGMLTPKRRPNI; encoded by the coding sequence ATGGGCGAAATCCTCGAGCACGACCACGACACGACCGAGGCAGTCATGACAGGTGCCGATGAGTCCGCGCAGTGGGCTTACGGCAGCGAGTACTACCTTCGtcacgacggcgacgatgacAAGGAACACTCATCGTGCTCGCGCACCTCAGGtagtgctgccgccgctgcggctgcacaagagaggagcagcgacaCTCAAGCGGACAAGGCGCGCAAGGTTATCGTCAATCTAGCCATGGCGCCTCCGCCCTTCTTCACATCTGGAAACGATTTCGAAGCGAGCACACTGTGGCGTAAGCCGGAATCCACAGCACATGACACCGACGATATTGACGGAGACCTCGACgggcgcagcgccgacgtCACCTCCTGCTTCCTGCACGAGGCTTTGCGGATGTCTGACGTCGACGTTCTGGTACCGGTCGTCAGCCACTCTTGCAGCCTCGCCGTGAGCGCCTCGAAGGGGAGTCGAGCCCTCACTGCACTCGAGCGGCTGATGGACCGCGAACGCGCGAACCGCGCTGTCATGGACACGTCCAAGTCCGGTCTAGCGCGGCTCCTTCAAAGAGACACATACGGCCGtgtggtgaaggagggggagacggcggtggcgggggtggggggcgtcTCTGCCCCCAGCcacctgcacagcagcagcctctcctccttgcccGAAGACCGCGGCATCGATGGTGAtggcgaggaagaagaggccaAGTACCTCAAGTGTCAGGTGCGCTGGGAGCTGGAGCGGCTTGCTGAAATGACACGGCTTTGTGGTGCATCGGATGGCTCTTCCAGCACCGCCCCAGCCACTGCGGCTGGTGCGGCGGAGTTGCAGTGGGGAAGCGGCCAGGAGACCCGCCGGCAGCGCAAAGAAGACCAACTCACTCGCATCGAGGAGCGCAAAGCGCAGGTGGAGAtgctcgccagcaccgcgGATGAGGTCGAGCGCCGAGCCGCCATGCGTCGCCAGTGCGAGTCGCTGCCCATCCACCACTGCAAAGAAGAACTTCTTCGCTATATTGGCGAGAGTGCCGTCACTGTGGTCATGGGTGAAACCGGCAGCGGGAAAACGACCCAGCTCGTCCAGTACCTGTATCAGCGTGGCTACGCACGGCACGGAAAGATGATCGGGTGCacacagccgcggcggctcgCCGCCATTGGAGTGGCTCGTCGCGTCAGCGACGAGATGGGCTGCGCGCTCGGCACCACGGTCGGCTACTCGATTCACCTTGATGACACAACcaccgcagacacgcgcgtaAAATTCATGACGGACGGCGTGCTGCTCCGCGAGACAGTCAGCGACCCGTCACTGGACAAGTACAGCGTCGTGATGCTTGACGAAGCCCACGAGCGGTCTGTGGACACGGACGTGCTGATGGGCGTGCTGAAGCTCGTCCTACGCCGCCGCGGGGACTTGAAGCTCATTATCACCTCTGCTACGATGGACATCCGAAAGTTCTCCGCCTTCTTTGGCAACGCGCCGTGCTACGAGATCCCGGGGCAGACCTTCCCGGTGAAGATCCACTACAGCCCGACGCCGGTGGCCGACTACGTCGCCGAGGCTGTGTTTCGCGTATGCCAGTTGCATCTGCAGATGCCACTGGAGGACAAGCAAGACATCCTCGTCTTCATGACAGGGCGGGCCGACGTCTATGGCACCTGCGAGCTGATCCGCCGTCGGTTGACGGAACTCAGCCCACAGCATCTCAGCACCCTCCTCATTATGCCGTGTCTCTCAGAAGCGGCCTCGGCGTGTTCCACAAAAATCGGAGTGCTTGACGCCACGCCAGCGGGCATGCGCAAGGTTGTGGTGGCCACCAACGTCGCCGAGACGTCGCTGACGATCGATGGCGTACGCTATGTCGTAGACTGCGGCTTCATGAAGACGAACGTATATCGACCGTCCATTGGTATGaacacgctgcagcggtaCCCCACTTCGCAGGCGCAGGCAAACCAACGCAGAGGCCGTGCCGGTCGCACCACCGACGGGACATGCTACCGCCTCTACACAGAGGAGCAGTACGCTGAGGAGATGCTGCCGAACAGCGTGCCAGAGATTCAGCGCAGCAGTGTAGACagcgtggtgctgctcctgaAGAGCATTGGTATTCACCGTCTTCGCGAATTTGACTTCATGGATGCCCCGCCGGCAGCTAACGTGCGGAACAGCATGTTTCACTTGTGGATGCTCGCCTTCCTGGATGACACCGGCGACATCACAGAGCAGGGGCGGCAGGCGCTGGAGTTCCCCATGTCCCCTGTGCTGGCAAGGCTTCTGTTGGAGAGCGTCAAGATGGGGTGCGCGCTGGAGGTGTCCCGCGTCGTCTCCATGATCTCGGCGGATCCAAAGAACCTGTTTGAGCTTCCAAAGGGTCGCGagaaggtggcgcagcagcaccacagtCGCTTCTACTCGAACGACTCGGACCACCTGACGCTGTTGCACGTCTTCACGCAGTACGTAGACCATGGCCGGTCGCGGCAGTGGGCGCAGGACCACTTCCTGCACGCCCCCACTCTGGCCAGGGCCAACAACGTGTGTACGCAGCTGATGGAAAGGCTCCGCAAGGTGCACCTGCCCATTCAGTCCTGCGGGCATGCGGGGATAGACAAAGTGCGCTACTGCCTCGCCAAAGCCTTTGTCCtgcaagcagcgcagcgatCAGATCGGCGGTGGACGGAGTATCGGCCGCTGCTGAACTTAGGCGTAACGTGCGCAGTACATCCGGCCTCCGcagtgcacgcgcgcagggAGATGCCGCCCTACATCATCTACAACGATCTGCTGCTCACACACAAAGAATACCTGGTGATGGTGACGGCGGTCGAACCAGAGTGGCTAGTAGAGAGCTCACGGGGCATCTACGAAATGCGTCACAGCTCAACGTCGTCatcggcggtgacggtggtCTCGTCGTTTGCGACGGGAACAGCAGTCACCCCGACGCCCTCCACTGCCTCCCGAACTTCCCAGGGATCGATGCCCTCGCCACTGACAGCgcccagccgcagcgccaacaGTCGCACAAGCGTCACTGCGGCAGCCAAGGCATCTGTGAAGAAGTCCGCTCTCGGCATGCTGACCCCCAAACGCCGACCAAACATATGA
- a CDS encoding formin, putative (TriTrypDB/GeneDB-style sysID: LpmP.24.1090), with product MNIFRGLQHYFSAGDGDLKQLLDTRVYMWNIPAGSTTLTDRNLRVGRSTTRSIESTCNYLDNAESNRYIIFNFSPLMMELVEGCRCGQVLDFSKQSVENYGLLMEVCFTIRKWVYAGDTDSGSPVAPSASSPIGGAGAANRPTHSHCAVLAFLEESPAVAHPNYAAMLGACYLIFSGFPTYTGSGTLDFVERELGIPRSVYHAPSQESYLNYFQLLFEIPVLPNPKRLTLTRVSLHNLSSLAERNLGLQLDRADGQAPRLFSDPNAWCRGDPSTLEIYLDLNESVLGDFVLNVFLYDVQPIHSRGVVAESHSSPASSSLVGGVLSSTDGVQALPAALPERALAGVGGAASPPTTRFITGTSKAKKIVQKGRLLRLAFSTIFIHQATHRVRVRDMDYATANALPDDFYAQLHFTECAPADTDEDYVREITQRVEQSPQRQMMLSRPDPRDLLASARVGGYRSSSRYAAVEEECHGGVYYRSDGTRRGGGASMDLRIRQERSLPLTGATMLYLPTPLHMNSEDERRFDNDDDVAEAEPTLIRMVPQPGTVARPRQPTPERLYGGGYPVISSQPVDVQDAAPTPSAFTAVLPLPPVSRTPLTHLDPSMIAEGNSPPPRMAPQPAGLPPPPPPPGKLLPPPAPPPKLPPPQPPLTAPAGLPPPAPPAGVPPPPPPPGLLNSNAPPPPPPPPGVPGGEEAAVKPKSQYHGPRLKSFFWKKIPKPSGIWAASDPDDMRRAVIDEPFLLELFKVKAVAQASVAESAVKKLEQERRSNVFTTQRLQNIGIALKRVQVSVEDVCKALITCDSIILPPELRETLTAALPTTEEVTGLTAEKKAGRVVWTDVETYLYTMATTVKDVRERLQLWTAAEELEDAVQSISNLLDSVDAAVCAITQRNGRFARMMRMILAFGNYLNRGTPHADAEGFRLESLNQLNFVKSSDGKTTVLMAFVVSLMDGERSKRERRGSTTSTPSDDDNDVDDARSVLRFVEDVSCIRAVASSPLQDMGQQVSQLNFTLQRMRRVVEEAKDTKVWYDKRLPCVKAEEMPDALPGLLTATVDRYLARVGQIALRYQELRDDVSAMMATYGEDPNVDETVIWGYVLQFSKDVQRCVDTVTATHLTKRRLMRTPEETEQTQSGAKADVAAPPPPSSSGQSSGPRDEVKQTRLPKLVDEDDSGD from the coding sequence ATGAACATCTTTCGCGGCCTTCAACACTACTTCTCCGCCGGCGACGGGGATCTGAAACAGCTGCTAGACACACGCGTCTACATGTGGAACATCCCAGCTGGTAGCACGACATTGACCGATCGAAACCTGCGCGTAGGCCGCTCCACAACGCGCTCCATCGAGTCCACCTGCAACTACCTCGACAATGCGGAGTCAAATCGCTATATCATCTTCAACTTCTCACCGCTCATgatggagctggtggagggGTGCCGTTGCGGCCAGGTGCTTGACTTCTCCAAGCAGTCTGTGGAGAACTACGGCCTGCTCATGGAGGTGTGCTTTACAATTCGGAAGTGGGTGTACGCTGGCGACACAGACAGCGGGTCACCCGTGGCGCCGTCCGCGTCATCGCCAATCGGTGGTGCAGGGGCTGCGAACCGGCCCACACATTCGCACTGTGCTGTGCTAGCCTTCCTGGAGGAGtcgccagcagtggcgcatCCGAATTATGCAGCGATGCTGGGGGCGTGCTACCTCATCTTCTCCGGTTTCCCCACCtacaccggcagcggcacgctcGACTTCGTTGAACGAGAACTCGGCATCCCCCGTAGCGTCTACCACGCGCCGTCGCAGGAGAGCTACCTGAACTACTTCCAGCTGCTCTTCGAGATCCCAGTGCTACCCAACCCAAAACGTCTCACCCTGACACGCGTTTCGCTGCACAACCTGAGCTCCCTGGCAGAGAGAAACCTTGGCCTGCAGCTAGATCGCGCAGACGGCCAAGCACCGCGGCTCTTCAGTGACCCCAACGCCTGGTGCCGAGGCGACCCCTCCACGCTAGAGATCTACCTGGATCTGAACGAGAGTGTACTCGGCGACTTTGTCCTCAACGTGTTCCTGTACGATGTCCAGCCCATCCACAGTCGTGGCGTGGTGGCGGAGTCCCACTCTTCCCCAgcaagcagcagcctcgTCGGCGGGGTCTTGTCGTCAACGGATGGCGTTCAGGCTCTGCCAGCGGCGTTACCCGAGAGGGCCCTCGCCGGAGTAGGCGGggccgcgtcgccgccgaCAACGCGCTTCATCACTGGCACCTCTAAGGCAAAGAAGATAGTGCAGAAGgggcggctgctgcgtctcgcCTTCAGCACTATCTTCATCCACCAGGCAACACACCGTGTACGCGTGCGGGACATGGACTACGCAACTGCGAACGCATTGCCAGACGACTTCTATGCACAGCTGCACTTCACCGAGTGCGCTCCAGCGGACACAGACGAGGACTACGTGAGGGAAATTACCCAACGCGTAGAGcagtcgccgcagcgccagatGATGCTCTCCCGCCCCGACCCCCGCGACCTCCTCGCATCCGCGCGTGTCGGCGGCTACCGATCCTCCAGCAGGTACGCCGCCGTTGAGGAGGAGTGTCATGGAGGCGTGTACTACCGCAGTGACGGGACcaggcgtggcggcggtgcaagCATGGACCTGCGCATCCGCCAAGAGcggtcgctgccgctgaccGGAGCCACAATGCTGTACCTCCCTACGCCCTTGCACATGAACAGCGAAGATGAACGGCGCTTCGACAACGATGACGACGTCGCGGAGGCTGAGCCGACGCTGATCCGGATGGTGCCGCAACCAGGTACCGTCGCTCGGCCTCGTCAGCCCACGCCAGAGCGCCTGTACGGTGGCGGGTACCCGGTAATCTCTTCACAGCCCGTGGACGTTCAGGACGCAGCGCCGACCCCTTCCGCATTTACGGCGGTGCTACCGCTGCCCCCGGTGAGCCGCACCCCGTTGACACACCTTGACCCCTCCATGATCGCCGAAGGGaactcaccaccaccgcgcaTGGCGCCACAGCCAGCGGggttgccaccaccgcctccaccgccaggTAAATTGCTGCccccacctgcgccgccccccaaactccctcctccgcagccgccgctgacggccCCCGCTGGTCTTCCTCCGCCCGCACCTCCGGCTGGGgttccaccaccaccgccacctccaggACTACTGAACAGTaatgcaccgccgccccctcctccgccacctgGCGTCCCCGGCGGTGAAGAGGCTGCTGTGAAGCCAAAGTCACAGTACCACGGGCCGCGACTCAAGAGCTTCTTCTGGAAGAAGATCCCGAAGCCGAGTGGCATCTGGGCAGCGTCAGACCCTGACGACATGCGCCGCGCTGTGATTGACGAGCCCTTCCTGCTCGAACTCTTCAAGGTGAAGGCCGTCGCGCAGGCGAGCGTGGCCGAGTCAGCGGTGAAGAAGttggagcaggagcggcgcagcaacgTGTTCACTACCCAACGGCTGCAGAACATTGGCATCGCCCTCAAGCGGGTACAGGTGTCGGTGGAAGACGTGTGCAAGGCCCTCATCACGTGCGACAGCATCATTCTGCCTCCAGAGCTGCGGGAGACGCTAACGGCGGCACTGCCCACCACCGAGGAGGTAACGGGGCTCACAGCGGAAAAAAAGGCGGGACGGGTGGTTTGGACAGACGTGGAGACGTACCTCTACACAATGGCGACGACTGTGAAGGACGTGCgagagcggctgcagctctgGACAGCTGCCGAAGAGCTTGAGGATGCCGTCCAGTCCATCTCAAACCTGCTAGACTCCGTCGACGCGGCCGTGTGCGCCATCACACAGCGCAACGGCCGCTTTGCCCGCATGATGCGCATGATCCTGGCGTTTGGGAACTACCTGAACCGCGGCACACCACACGCCGACGCCGAAGGTTTCCGCTTGGAGAGCCTTAACCAGCTCAACTTCGTGAAGAGCTCAGATGGAAAGACCACAGTGCTGATGGCGTTTGTCGTGTCACTCATGGACGGCGAGCGGAGTAAACGTGAGCGCCGAGGGAGCACCACGAGCACACcaagcgacgacgacaacgatgTCGACGACGCTCGCAGCGTTCTGCGCTTCGTGGAGGACGTCAGCTGCATTCGCGCTGTGGCGAGCAGCCCGCTGCAGGACATGGGACAGCAGGTGTCGCAGCTGAACTtcacgctgcagcgcatgcggCGTGTCGTCGAGGAGGCCAAGGACACGAAGGTCTGGTATGACAAGCGGCTTCCATGTGTGAAAGCGGAGGAGATGCCGGATGCCTTACCGGGCCTACTCACAGCAACCGTTGACCGCTACTTGGCTAGGG